The sequence GAGCTCTGGGTGGAGGACCTCCCCTCCATCCCGCTGTACTTCCGGCTCAGCCTGACCACCTCCGCCCGGGCGCTGCGGAACGTCAAGCCGGCGGGGCTGGCGGGCACTTACATCAACTGGAACTCGGAGCAGTGGGAGTGGGCCCAGTAGGCTGAAGGTGGACCCGGGGGCCGGCCCGCCGACCCCCGGGTCCACGTCCGCCCCCGGGGCCGAGGAGACGGGATGCAGCGATACCTGATGCGCCGGGCCGTCCAGACGGTGGTGATCCTCTTCGGTCTCTCCCTGCTCCTCTTCACCCTGCTCGTCTTCACGCCGGGGGACCCGGTGGAGCTCCTGGCCGCCAGCAACCCGGACATCCGGCCGGAAGACATCGCCCACCTGCGCCGCTACTACGGGCTGGACGACCCGCTGCACATCCGCTACCTGAAGTGGCTGCGCACCGTCCTCCGCGGCGATCTCGGCTACTCCCGCACCTACGGGCAGCCGGTGACCGCGATCATGGGGGAGCGGCTGAAGAACACGCTGATGCTGCTCACCGCGGCCTTCCTCATCGCCTTCGTCGTCGGGGTGTCGGTGGGGATCTACTCGGCGCTGCACCAGTACTCGCCGGCGGACTACGTCGTCACCGTGCTCTCCTTCGTCGGGCTGGCCATGCCGGTCTTCTGGCAGGGGATCCTCTTCATCCTCCTCTTTGCGGTCTGGGCCCCCTGGGCGCAGCTCCCCGGCCTGGCCTGGCTGAAGCTGCCGGCCGGCGGGATGATGACGCCCGGCGTGCACGGGGGGGTGGAGGGGGTGCTGGACCGGCTGCGCCACCTGGTCCTGCCCACCCTCGTCCTGGCCACCACCGGCATGGCCTCCTGGGCCCGGTACACCCGCTCCAGCGTGCTCGAGGTGATCCGGCAGGACTACATCCGCACCGCCCGGGCCAAGGGGAACCCGGAGCGGGTCGTCATCAACCGCCACGCCCTGCGCAATGCCCTCATCCCCATCATCACCCTGGTCGCCCTCAGCCTCCCGGGCATCCTGGACGGGGCGGTCATCACCGAGACGGTCTTCAGCTGGCCGGGGACGGGGTTGCTGCTCTACCAGGCCGTGCTGGGGCACGACCACTACGTGGCCATGGCCGTGCTGCTCTTCCTGGCCCTCATGACCATCCTCTCCAACCTCCTGGCCGACGTGGCCTACGCGCTCGTCGACCCGCGCATTCGCTACGACTGAGGCGGCGGCGGTGGCGCGACAAGTCCTCTCCCCCGACCTGGCCCTGCAGCTGGAGCGGCGACGCCGCGCCGCGGCGGGCGTGGGCCTCGGTCTCTCCTACTGGCAGGTGGCGGTGCGCCGCTTCCTCCGCCACCGCCTGGCGCTGGTGGGCGGCGTCGTGGCCCTGCTGCTCACCCTCATGGCCGTGCTGGCCCCGGTCCTGGCGCCCTACCCGGTGGACCGGATCAGCCTGGACGCCCGCTGGCACCGGCCCGGGGGGGCGCACCCCCTCGGCACGGACGAGCTGGGGCGCGACGTGCTGACGCGGATCATGTACGCGGGACGGATCTCCCTGACCGTGGGCTACGTCACGGCCGTCGCCATCGCCGTGGTGGGCTCGCTCGCCGGCGCGGCGGCCGGCTTCTACGGCGGGGTGGTGGACACGGCGCTCATGCGGCTGGTGGACGTCCTCCTCTCCATCCCGACGCTCCCCCTCTACCTCATCCTGGCCGCGCTGATCCCGGGCGGCGGGGTGCTGCGCATCGTCCTCATCTTCAGCGCCTTCGGGTGGACGGGGGTGGCCCGCCTGGTGCGGGGCCAGATCCTCTCGCTGAAGGCCCAGGACTTCGTCGAGGCGGCCCGGGCCATGGGGGCTTCGGAGGCGCGCATCGTCCTGCGCCACCTCATCCCCAACGCCCTGGCCCCCGTCATCGTTGCCGCCACCTTGACGGTGGGCGGCGCCATCCTGGGGGAGTCGGCGCTCAGCTACCTGGGGCTGGGCATCCAGCCGCCGACCCCGTCGTGGGGCAACATGCTGCAGCGGGCCCAGGAGTACCTGTGGAACGCCGCCTGGCTGGCGGTCTTCCCGGGGGTGTTCATCTTCATCACGGTGCTGAGCTTCAACTTCCTGGGAGACGGGCTGCGGGACGCACTG comes from Armatimonadota bacterium and encodes:
- a CDS encoding ABC transporter permease, translated to MQRYLMRRAVQTVVILFGLSLLLFTLLVFTPGDPVELLAASNPDIRPEDIAHLRRYYGLDDPLHIRYLKWLRTVLRGDLGYSRTYGQPVTAIMGERLKNTLMLLTAAFLIAFVVGVSVGIYSALHQYSPADYVVTVLSFVGLAMPVFWQGILFILLFAVWAPWAQLPGLAWLKLPAGGMMTPGVHGGVEGVLDRLRHLVLPTLVLATTGMASWARYTRSSVLEVIRQDYIRTARAKGNPERVVINRHALRNALIPIITLVALSLPGILDGAVITETVFSWPGTGLLLYQAVLGHDHYVAMAVLLFLALMTILSNLLADVAYALVDPRIRYD
- a CDS encoding ABC transporter permease — encoded protein: MARQVLSPDLALQLERRRRAAAGVGLGLSYWQVAVRRFLRHRLALVGGVVALLLTLMAVLAPVLAPYPVDRISLDARWHRPGGAHPLGTDELGRDVLTRIMYAGRISLTVGYVTAVAIAVVGSLAGAAAGFYGGVVDTALMRLVDVLLSIPTLPLYLILAALIPGGGVLRIVLIFSAFGWTGVARLVRGQILSLKAQDFVEAARAMGASEARIVLRHLIPNALAPVIVAATLTVGGAILGESALSYLGLGIQPPTPSWGNMLQRAQEYLWNAAWLAVFPGVFIFITVLSFNFLGDGLRDALDPRLRV